A DNA window from Plasmodium vinckei vinckei genome assembly, chromosome: PVVCY_10 contains the following coding sequences:
- a CDS encoding protein kinase, putative, with the protein MYFTKKLRNKEGHNMHTLLNMYLKNNIIKKKHHYFKGINKHVYIVKIIFKLTNNNDGNFYNVIKVVLNKNIAKYIYKLLKYVCKVLCLSKCKKKCCFHLKSQWEKYYIEKDNLGKCLLIKTYLINIYYIIFKNLCNILAKHKNSLRQHCYLLFKGSNDNNYKTKRFDDKNEYIIGPQKDGENVQGNFLNILKKKIDSYGNISSSKNYSTDVWLLKNEQTKPINYNQLFRIILVLFKYNPSYYLNKILSEKRQKNILKKINNSDFICNNNILKDKLSKGNGFDRDKCACFYKKNKERENGSYITIEKNKNSKKNIQNINLYHDCLKNGKRYFDNKKINKARKDIKTVQCKDKIILSLHKYLNNFLRIIHYIFSFKKRNKTVKKEFINFIFKKKTQNIHFIFNMNNSLFNILKQNNFSFKNGIRYESQSIKVCTIKLKIKNDVPLFYIFQKKQYNNLRALLKFEKKSFHSQNVCCLFFFLFQFVKKKKKIIFKICSKIKDIISNIKNENYITILKSLLILKNFLYNHKDLLEHVLRILENYHDRNIIYNSFCYKTNLNEPNTTDHQTGKKNKKSNKEINYERVSNIPANILQCKQCACFNKEKQSEQFYEMDNNSYIKAGLLFTQLFIYIFSLYINLLLKSLLKYRSNIKKKYILMKIIIINKYGILQTKYDINGVATNVKKLIKKKKNNNYFYRSTILSLIYYIVKRWKVVTNLSNMYNYNIEYDNNTKIILTNFVLILLRDMNSLFVKNNKNYSPKKWIDYKMRRKNMHYIFVNHLMYMFLKKNFLHFFESFILNTSKDCDNLSNKIKLENLSHEVIHKIICQNREKDTTLIYKYFELDEIFLKFYSNFISHTIKSKKIKERNCIKKKIEFLSFDHTIYTLFYRMEYFRKFIINSKNNIYIKMINKYYLLLIILICYKREKEINISKFMTIFLKILVLLSDQKNIVLQLYFYKIKILEFLLHYINGGNFEKEKKGIPKSNKKIQTPNKTACDMVCHKYADKDCTKKCTSSYSSYNQNSQCNNHTKKHKLGKNIIPPLCLDKIKKLSNSFANCISDEYEEKSSICSYEISSKAIENELNKYIDKIECLENVSTNKLLLMSEECRGYKNLKHNFHKMEGEYLKCGTSNLIDQIKYKNRYNDKLNDEIISVKVWIILLIFSLITSYNKKCLNDLYFNENYYDEYQNINKKIEKKVFKKSNKIKKILKMWLKIFDKYFPFSKLINSEHLSIIQIIQFFINNNIKKKKIITNIKKEGKKYFINDQVKSILYNLSVVKNLKNIIFLKKINEHGNGKIFLCSHNIFNNNFFIIKLIDIPNNINENYIFKNIFNEIKCLLTFQNSKKGICQMHSYGIIPNCNNNGFTYYLLMKYYEGNLKDLMSYAHISYLKEIKKIRENINQAFLPIVCKKKRKKIILNFKIAKITKKITKRCKRNFIFCYKYRCRYTNVYSCYSMILKNRIFIKIIQLKFILFILNIFIQIIEQIIYVHKKKIIHFDINTCNILIDFKKTYPLLMRKKYKIKKNNYNNHSNTKQTLKNFQSQIVMRNGFVENERETNLDFILPSYQINSSRYKKQNKLYNSFDISMASFNYRQYFKNIMKKKDCQHIVVPSIVISDFGESKFFLRDTDFIFFRTNRGNEMLIAPELLTNKNKFTYSKNKYKDMGKRSRKHSFVPLKFYKCLKKIKMLIKKKLENQKKFQKKKINMSKSDIWLLGLLLYEMITNESLFNYYNFIYIKIYEKKELLNELINKKIKTRFKELKYFFNFFFQFDLKKRKDLYEIYNESIKIYNFYSNKLESKEEILKKTNLKHELD; encoded by the coding sequence ATGTATTTTACGAAGAAATTAAGAAATAAGGAAGGCCATAATATGCACACACTTTTgaatatgtatttaaaaaataatataataaaaaaaaaacatcaCTACTTTAAGGGTATTAATAagcatgtatatatagttaaaataatttttaagcttacaaataataatgatggtaacttttataatgttataaaggttgttttaaataagaatattgctaaatatatttataaacttttaaaatatgtgtgTAAAGTTTTGTGCCTAAGTaagtgtaaaaaaaaatgttgttttcatttaaagTCACAATGGgagaaatattatatcgAAAAAGATAATCTTGGAAAatgtttattaattaaaacatatttaataaatatatactatattatttttaaaaatttatgcaATATTCTTGCAAAGCATAAAAATAGCTTAAGACAACATTGCTACCTACTTTTCAAAGGAAGTAAcgataataattataaaactaAAAGGTTTGATGATAAGAACGAGTATATCATAGGCCCTCAAAAAGATGGTGAAAATGTACAAGgaaactttttaaatattttaaaaaaaaaaattgattcATATGGGAATATAAGTAGTAGCAAAAATTATAGCACCGATGTTTGGCTtctaaaaaatgaacaaacCAAAccaattaattataatcaGCTCTTTCGGATTATTTTGGTTTTATTTAAGTATAACCCCTCCtactatttaaataaaatattatcagaAAAAAGgcaaaaaaacattttaaaaaaaataaataatagtgattttatttgcaataataatattttaaaagacAAATTGTCAAAGGGTAATGGGTTTGATCGAGATAAATGTGCTtgcttttataaaaaaaacaaagagAGAGAAAATGGTAGCTACATAactatagaaaaaaataagaacaGTAAAAAGAAcattcaaaatataaatttatatcatgATTGCcttaaaaatggaaaaagatattttgataataaaaaaattaataaggCGAGGAAGGATATAAAAACTGTACAATGTAAagacaaaattatattatcctTACACAAATATTTGAACAACTTCCTAAGAATaatacattatattttttcatttaaaaaacgGAATAAAActgtaaaaaaagaatttatcaattttattttcaaaaaaaaaacacaaaatATTCACTTTATATTTAACATGAATAACTCTCTTTTTAACATACTAAaacaaaacaatttttcttttaaaaatggtatTCGCTATGAAAGTCAATCTATAAAAGTTTGTACTATtaagttaaaaataaaaaatgatgttccattattttatatatttcaaaaaaaacaatataataatttaagaGCTTTgttaaaatttgaaaaaaaatcatttcATTCACAAAATGTATGctgtctatttttttttttattccaatttgttaagaaaaaaaaaaaaataatttttaaaatatgttcaaaaattaaagatattatttcaaatattaagaatgaaaattatatcactattttaaaaagtttattaatattaaaaaattttctatataatcATAAAGACCTACTTGAACATGTTTTAAGGATCTTGGAAAATTATCATGAccgaaatattatttataattcattttgttaCAAAACAAATTTGAATGAGCCCAATACAACAGATCATCAAACAGgcaagaaaaataaaaaaagcaataaggaaataaattatgagCGTGTCTCAAATATTCCTGCAAATATACTACAATGTAAACAGTGTGCATGttttaataaagaaaagcAATCAGAGCAATTCTATGAAATGGATAACAATTCTTATATTAAGGCCGGTTTATTATTCACAcagttatttatttatattttttctttatacataaatttgTTGTTAAAAAGCTTGCTAAAATATAgatcaaatataaaaaaaaaatacatacttatgaaaattataattataaataagtaCGGAATATTACAGacaaaatatgatattaaCGGGGTTGCAACAaatgtgaaaaaattaatcaaaaaaaaaaaaaataataattactTTTACAGATCAACCATTTTGtctttaatttattatattgtaaAAAGATGGAAAGTTGTGACTAATCTATCAAATATGTACAATTACAATATAGAGTATGACAATAATACGAAAATAATTCTAACCaattttgtattaatattattaagagATATGAATAGTttgtttgtaaaaaataataaaaactaCTCaccaaaaaaatggatagaTTACAAAAtgagaagaaaaaatatgcactatatatttgtaaatcACCTAAtgtatatgtttttaaaaaaaaattttcttcatttttttgaatcatttattttgaatacTTCAAAAGATTGTGATAACTTGTCTAATAAGATAAAATTAGAGAACTTATCACATGAAgttatacataaaataatttgtcAAAATAGGGAAAAAGATACGACAttaatttacaaatattttgaacttgatgaaatatttttaaagttttattcaaattttataagccatacaataaaaagtaaaaaaataaaagaaagaaattgtataaagaagaaaatcGAGTTTCTTTCCTTCGATCACACAATATATACCTTATTTTACAGAATGGAATATTTTAGAaagtttataataaattcaaaaaataatatatacataaaaatgataaataaatattatttacttttaattatattaatatgctacaaaagagaaaaagaaataaatatttcaaaatttatgacaatttttttaaaaatacttGTCTTATTGTCGgaccaaaaaaatattgttttgcagctctatttttataaaattaaaattttagaGTTTTTACTACACTATATTAATGGTGGcaattttgaaaaagaaaaaaaaggaatacccaaaagtaataaaaaaatacagaCTCCAAATAAAACCGCTTGTGATATGGTTTGTCACAAATATGCCGATAAAGATTGCACTAAAAAATGTACTTCATCATATTCGAGTTACAATCAAAATTCTCAATGTAATAACCATACTAAGAAACATAAAttgggaaaaaatattatacccCCATTATGTTTagacaaaattaaaaaattgtctaATTCTTTTGCCAATTGTATATCCGACgaatatgaagaaaaatCAAGTATTTGTTCATACGAAATATCATCAAAAGCAATCGAAAATGaattgaataaatatatagataagATTGAATGTTTGGAAAATGTTTCTACAAATAAGTTACTATTAATGAGTGAAGAATGTAGgggatataaaaatttgaaacaTAATTTTCACAAAATGGAAGGAGAATACTTAAAATGTGGGACCTCCAATTTGATTGatcaaattaaatataaaaaccgATATAACGATAAACTTAATGATGAAATTATTTCCGTTAAGGTATggattatattattaattttttccttaATAACTTcctacaataaaaaatgtcttaacgatttatattttaatgaaaattattatgatgaatatcaaaatataaataaaaagattgaaaaaaaagtgttTAAAAAgagtaataaaataaaaaaaatactaaaaatgtggttaaaaatatttgataaatatttccCTTTTTCTAAGCTAATTAATTCAGAACATTTATCGATCATACAAATTATccaatttttcataaataataatattaaaaaaaaaaaaattattacaaatataaaaaaggaaggaaagaaatattttatcaatgATCAAGTAAAATCAATACTCTACAATTTATCtgttgtaaaaaatttaaaaaatataatattcttaaaaaaaataaatgagcATGGTAAtgggaaaatatttttatgttcacataatatatttaataataatttttttataataaaattaatagatATACCtaacaatataaatgaaaattatatttttaaaaacatttttaatgaaattaaatGTCTTCTTACTTTTCAAAACTCAAAAAAGGGAATATGTCAAATGCATAGTTATGGTATTATTCcaaattgtaataataatggttttacttattatttacttatgaaatattatgaagGAAATTTAAAGGATCTAATGAGTTATGCACACATAAGCTATTTAAaagagataaaaaaaatacgagaaaatataaaccaAGCTTTTTTACCGATTGTGtgtaagaaaaaaagaaagaaaataattttaaattttaaaatagccaaaattactaaaaaaattacaaaaaggtgtaaaagaaatttcatattttgCTACAAGTACCGATGTAGATATACTAATGTGTATTCTTGCTACAGtatgatattaaaaaatcggatttttataaaaataatccagttgaaatttattttatttattttaaatatttttattcaaataatagAACAAATCATTTatgtacataaaaaaaagatcaTTCATTTTGACATTAATAcatgtaatattttaatcgattttaaaaaaacataccCACTATTAATgcgtaaaaaatataaaataaaaaagaataactACAATAATCATAGTAATACTAAGCAGACtcttaaaaattttcaatcTCAAATTGTTATGAGAAATGGTTTTGTAGAAAATGAAAGGGAGACAAATTTAGATTTTATTCTTCCTTCCTATCAAATTAATAGCtcaagatataaaaaacaaaataagcTTTATAACAGTTTTGATATATCGATGGCTAGTTTTAATTATAGACAATATTTTAAGaacataatgaaaaaaaaagattgtCAACACATAGTTGTTCCATCAATAGTTATCAGCGATTTTGGGGAAAgtaagttttttttaagggATACagactttatttttttcagaaCAAATCGAGGAAATGAAATGTTAATAGCTCCAGAACTTTTGAccaacaaaaataaatttacatattCAAAGAATAAGTACAAAGATATGGGAAAACGTTCAAGAAAGCATTCATTCGTAccattaaaattttataaatgtctaaaaaaaatcaaaatgctaataaaaaaaaaattagaaaatcagaaaaaatttcaaaaaaaaaaaataaacatgtCTAAAAGTGACATATGGTTATTaggattattattatacgAAATGATTACTAATGAaagtttatttaattattataattttatttatataaagatttatgaaaaaaaagaattattaaatgaactcattaataagaaaattaaaacgAGATTTAAGgaattgaaatatttttttaatttttttttccaatttgatttaaaaaagagaaaagatctttatgaaatatataacgaaagtattaaaatatacaatttttattccaACAAATTAGAGAGTAAAgaagaaatattaaaaaaaacaaatttaaaacatGAACTAGATTGA